Genomic window (Magnolia sinica isolate HGM2019 chromosome 10, MsV1, whole genome shotgun sequence):
aaacagtgtgaattgaatttcaaccattgaaaatttcttggggtccacagaagttttggatcaatctgatatttgtcttttcccttcttccatatctgtgtgatattataaataggttggatgacaaataaacatcagtgtggaccctataaaggtttcaacggtggaaattattattcccaatgttttctGTGCTATGGTCCAACTGAGCATTGAAAAgtattcaattttggtctcaaccattaaaatgagctttgaaaacggatagacggtgtggatagaccacatcctttcacagtgggctcaacagagtttactcagtacggaaaaagcgtactgagtaactcagtacgcaatccgatttcatttgCGTGTTACACAACCTAACTTTAACGTCTGAAACTTACGCCACACCATGACTTTCGGGTTAGATCCGCACCGCCCGCCaattttccaaataattttagagaatgattAAACGAACTGTCCTTAAAACCGTCAAAAGTCAACCATGAGgcttatttgcaatctaacctgATCATTAGGTAACCCATacgtggatgaaggtaaaacacaatgATCAGCTTTATCAGAGCCTCGTGTGGCtcctagaagtttttaacggtaattATCAAGtcttactgtttcctgtggtgtggcccacttgagctttggatctggcttgattttaggttcatattctataatgatataaaaaattggttggacggtgtagatttaagaAATACATTATTGAGGGCCCATATAAATTTCACTCCCCCAATGTAAATTTCACACGCGGAGAACTTCTATTGCTTGTGGCTACTGAAGAAAATGGGAAGGGTTGAGATGTGAAACTGCCGTACTACCGTCCATTTTTCAGAACTTTTCTGGTACAAGATTAAAAAGAGTTAGATTTAATGCTCTGAGCCGCATATCAGGAAAACAGGGTAGTCGCTCTACCGCACACCAGCTACCCGGttacctcatcatgatgtatttattatatttataatgttcattcattttgcatGATCATTTGAAGCCATGTGACAAAAAATagtcatatctaaatctcaagtgaaccacgttaAAAATAGAAGTACAGAATAaatattttcatcattaaaacattATTACAACTtattataatgtttttttttttttctatccaatctattcataaggtcacacaaacacaaacacgaatgaaaagaaaaaaacaaatgtcaaattaatgtaaaacttttgtaacctctAAGAACGTTTTAATAATAAATGTTTAATCTCCCACTTCTTTCTACAATGTGCTTCACTTGATATTTGTATCTGTTTTATTTTCAGACTCCCTTAGGACAACCTGACAAAATGTACGGACAATTTAGAAGTAAAATATATCTTGCGGAGAGGTACATATATGACTCAGTGACGTCACCACCAGCGAAATCCTTGGCTGGGAATTCAAAGCATACCATTGAAAGTTTCTTGCGTCAGCAGAAAACGTCATGAAGTTGGTATCCGTGTTTTCCCTTCCCTCAGGTTTGTCTAATTTATAAATAGGAAGGTttaaatggaaacggattggctactcccctaacaccagccaatggccggtggtctgCACTCTGtgagccccattatgatgtatatgtttcatccatgtcgtccatctatttttctagatcattttaaggtatgagaccaaaaattaggtatatcccagtctcaagtagaccacattatgtccatcattaaaaactttttggagcctaaaaattttggatcaagctgatatttgttttaatccttcaactaggtctgtatgacctaatcaacacattggatgccaaataaacagtacagtgggccttaggaagattttaatggtggatatccaatcactattgttttcctgtggtgtggtccacctaagatttatatccctctaatttttgggatcaagcactaaaatgatctgtgaaaatggatgaacggcatggatgaaatacatacatcatggtgcggcccacagagcaccaaccatcagccaccgggctagtggcagggggagtgccaatccgtttccggtttcAACATTACTCGTTCAATCACTTCTGGCTTTAGATGTACCTCATGAATAGGTCATTCCCACTAATATGAAGTGAAAAAACTGAAAAAACGGAAAAGTTATCCTGATACGTAACTTTCGTGGGcatagaatgtttcaacggtcgtCAATGAatgccactgtttcctctcatgcatcccacttgaattttggatccatctcatcttagttccatgtcctaaaatgattttgcaaaacggatggaggggGTGGATTTCAAACAAACATCACgttaggccccacctagcatcctagcgcaggaacttcctcccAAAGGCTTTCATAAAAAAATCCGCCTCCCTTCTTTGAGCTGGTTGGCCACGGCACTGAATTTTCATACGCTCTCAACAGATaaatggcatagatatacaacacaaacatcgaATTGGGTCAACGCCTCAATGGTAAGATTAGCACCCACGTTGGCATGGGTGTTTCCGGGTACCAGCCAGGTCTCGGCCAAGCATTTCACGGCTCCAGATTCATGAACTGAAGAACAACACGTGCCATTGAATGGTAGTGTGAAACATGGCTGGTTTGCGGCGTGAGGAGTCAAGTAGCCTACGTAAATAGAGAGGCAGAACATCAACTCAAGAGGAAGAAAGCTTTGATCTGAATTTCTTTCTTGCGAGAgataaaagagagaggaaagatgACCACTGTTGAATTCGTTGTCAAGCTCCTTCTCCAAAAACTCAGTGACTTGTTAATTCAAGAAGCCGAATTCTTAAGTGGTGTTTGTGATCAAGTCGAATGGCTCCAGGCAGAATTTAGGCGGATGCAATGCTTCTTGAAAGACGCAGACACCAAACAAGAAGGAGATGAAAGAGTGAAGAACTGGGGGCGTGATGTGAGAGATGTTGCGTACGATGCTGAGGATGTCATCGACACCTTTGTCTTCAGGACTGCAATCTTGAAGCGAAGAGGATTTGTGGGGGTCGTTAAAAGGTGGGCTTTCATCTTCAATAAGTTGGTGGCTCGACATAAGTTGGTTTCAGAGATCGAACGAATAAGGAATAAAATTCGTGCGATCTCCGAAAGTCGATCGACTTATGGAATTGAAAATATAGGCCAGGAAGCAGAAATGAGCTCCACCAGGCTAAGGCTCCAGGATTGGAAGCTGACTTCTCCTCTTGATCAAGAACCAGATTTTGTTGGCTTTGAGAAAGATTTAGAGATATTGGTGGCTCGATTGATGAAGGGGGAACTGTGCCGTTGTGTTATTTCTGTAGTCGGAATGGGTGGTCTTGGGAAGACGACTCTTATGAAGAAAGTTTACAACGACACTCGTGTTAAGACACATTTTCACTCTTCTGTATGGATTTCTATATCACAAGAGTATGGTGTGAGAGATCTTCTGCAGAACATCGTAAATTGCTATAAGGTGATCTCAGAAGAGGAGCTCAAGAAATTGAATGTAATTCAGCTAAGGCATATAATTTCAGAATACTTGAAAGAGAAGAAATACCTGATTGTATTAGACGATGTATGGACATATGAAGCATGGGATGTTCTCAAGGATGCTTTCCCGAACATGAATAATGGAAGTAGGGTCATGCTTACCACGCGCAACAAAGACGTAGCTTTACACGCAGATGCACGAAGCCAGCCCCATGAACTGGGGTTTCTAAATGATGAAGAGAGCTGGGAATTATTCTGTAAGAAAACATTCCCAGGACATGTCAACAGCTGCCCTCAGTATTTGGAGAAGTTGGGAAGAGAGATTGTGAAAAAATGCCATGGTCTACCTCTTGCGATCATAGTCATCGGAGGGCTCTTATCAAGGAAAGAACCATGGGAGTGGGAGAATGTACACAAGAGCATTAGTTGGCAATTTATTGAGGGAGAAGTCAAAATCTCATGTATATTATCTTTGAGCTATAAAGATCTCCCCTATTACTTAAAACCATGTTTTCTCTACTTGGGGATATTTCCAGAAGATTACGAGTTCCACGCTAAGAAGCTGATTCAGTTGTGGGCAGCAGAAGGGTTTTTGCAGCAGAGAGGGGATGAAATGCTAGAGAAGGTGGGAGAAGATTATATGAAAGAGCTGGCTCAACGAAATATGATTCAACTTGCTAAAAGAAGTTCAAGCGGGCGTATTAAGAGTTGCCGTATTCACGATCTCTTGCGGGATCTTTCCATATCTGAAGCAAAGGAAAATATGTTTCTCCATGTTGTTCATGAGAATGTGGGTGTGTCTTATACATTTAGAGCCCGTCGACTTGCAATTCACCATAATGCCCTACGTGAGTACACATTCTTAAAATCGTTCACTCCACGCCTTCGATCGTTGTTGATCTACACTCATGAAGTTGATGAAATGCTTGGAAGGAAACCAGATAAGTTTCTTTACACAGGCTTTAAATTTCTAAGGGTGTTAGATCTACACAATGTGAAAACAGAGCTACCAAGTGAGATAGGTGCACTTATCCACTTGAGATACCTCAGCTGTACTAAGACTTGGTTAAAAAGGCTTCCATCATCAATAGGCAATCTTCGCAATTTAGAAACCCTAATTGTAACATCTTTTTATAATATCCAAGTACCCAGTACAATCGAGAAGATGCAACAGTTAAAAAATCTCCATGTGACGAGTGCAGGCGCCGATGTTTTTTATGTAAGTTGGGGTGTGATAGAAGGGCATCCACGACTCGATTGGATTAGCAACCTCCACACTCTAACGCGTGTAaaggctggaaaatggatggagggttgcttgggaaagctcACCAATCTCAGAAAATTAGGAATAGGTTTAGGGGAAGGAGAGTTTGATAAGGTATTTTTTGAATCCATTGTTCATTTAGAGTGCCTGCAGTCCTTATTTGTGGCAGCAGGATCCAAATTCCCAGCATCGGCATCTTTCAAAAGCCTTTTCAATTTACATAAGCTGCATTTGCAAGGAGAATTAGAAGGACTATCTGAGTCTTGTGAATTCCCAGAAAAACTCAGCAAGCTTACCTTAAGAGACTCTTATTTAAGGCGAGACCCTCTGGCGACGTTGGAGAAGCTGAAAAGCCTTCGCATTCTCAGATTGCTGGAATATTCGTACATCGGAGTGGAAATGGCTTGTTCTGCACAACGGTTTCTTCAACTGAAATGCTTACATCTTGAACGGTTATATCAATTAGAGGAGTGGAGAGTGGAGGAAGGGTCGTTGCCAAGTCTTTTACATTTACGGATCAATTACTGTGAGCAATTGAAGAAGCTCCCCGAAGGACTGCAACATGCGACTACGCTCAAGAAATTGGAGTTGTGGAATATGCATCCATTGTTCAAAGCGAGGCTCCAGGAAAAAGAAGGAGAGGATTGGAAAAAGATTCATCACATACCTTCCATCGACATACACTATATGGAGTGATTCTAAGCGCTTATATTCTCTCCTTGCAAGTTACATTGGTGAGACTTCTTTCCCCTCTTCATTTTAATTTTCCTGTTAATCGAtacttgaaattttaaatttgaattgaAGTAACTTATTCTTTTAAATGCTTTAAATTCTTGCTATGAAAATCTACTGCTACTTTCTCACTTAGTTTATAGCATGCTATATTGGGTTTTAATTAAAGAAATCTTCATATATAAGCTCTTGTTTTAAAGGAGAAGAAGCTACATGGCACATGTGAGGCGATTGGACATGACATAGTATAGTCGTGATGGAAGTTTTTATTTCCATTTCATTGTTAATCTGTTGACTTCCTCATGTCTGAATTGTGTGAGATATTTGGGATGATGTTTTCAAACAGTAGCATTCTGTGTGTGTTTTTCTTTAGTGTATCTTAGCAGGGGCTCTATTTTCTCTGCTCCATCCGGAGTTCAGGTTTTGTGTGTCATTTTCCTGGCATGGCTCTTTGGCGGAGGGGGGGCCGGTTGGGGACAAGATTCCGTATATTGCAGGGCAGCATGTGGCTGTGTTGTTGAGTGTTCTCTTGCTCGGCTTATCTGCCAGATCTCTTCCTTGCtgtttaaatggtttggattatgtTATGGCTTTCTGTGCATATTGTTTCCTGTTCGATTTGGAGTGGGCTCTGTTTGGTTTGGGCGAATGTTATTTTCGTTTGGcgcatgatgtagagcgggtcacggacacttttatggcaaagatggaccagagaaggattaatcagaggtggaagtgataggaccgtcagaaccttaaaacagttgtatctcgCAGACtgaaatgagtttttcaacattccatatatgattttgggtaggagaagctactttagccaaccaacccttctATGCCGGGTTGTGCAAGCTGGATTTGCGAGAttacatcagatcaacagtcgaaATTTCTTTTTATTCCATCAGATCACgcttagtaagttttaatttgatcataacttttgatcatttgagttttaggagtgatacgcaacatgaaaagggcttagaaaaattaggataataacatggttaggcGAAATTGGATACTATATTTGGCCGAAAACTaagaagtctagtaggaatcatgaccatatataaatagtaagtttgtaAGTCAtgttttagggagtttgagtctgAAAATTCGTCTGAGGTTTGACTTCACTATTTATAGTATTGTAATTtcgttttttttattattattatcatcaatcaatttattttgaattattaaaattatttctatttttgtccctcgtagattcgagaaacctctatgaggagtccaaagaaggtTCATGGATTTGGAGTATTTATTCTTGAGAAAGACGGTACTCGACCTCTTCACATACTTCCCTGCTTCAGCTCAAGTCGGTGGTATGGGCAGAATAGGGGAGATGCTGCTGGTGAATGACATGCTCTATCCACCtctgtttattttcttttatgttgcTCTTTTGTCTGGTGTCTCAGTAGCTTTCTTGTGTATTTTTTGTTTCGGAATTTACATAATAGGTGTGGCCCAGAATTTTTTGTATTGCCTTGCCAAACAATATACAGCCACATGTGCTAATATAGAGCCAATGCATTTGAACTTGTTTGAATTTTTTCCTTGCTTTGAAGCTAATATTGGATGAAAATATTAATTCATATCCTAAGTTTAAAATTTGGTTCCTGTTAGTAATATTTCAACTAAATTTAGCTCCGCGCCATTCAATTTACACCATTATTTTCATAGGTAATTTATGTAATTTTTTCCTAACCATCTTTTATAGGACAGCTTTAATTCAGAAAGACATTTCAAGTTTCTACCATTTTTAGTAGTGCCTATATTAGTTTGGATCTCCCAACTACACTAAGCTCCTCTTGCATGGACTGCTTGCACGAGGACACTTCAACCAATTGAATAGGAATTTATACTTACTGTTTTTATCCTTGACTAATTTTAGAGTAAGTAGATACTTCAACCAATCTTATAGTTTTAAGCAAACAAATTTTAACATGCAActttcaaattattattttttcgctTACAAGAGAGAGACTGATgcaagggaggacgtgaggtcaagcaccgtcttcctcgggggataactattctgaatccatggaacttctctaaactcctcacaaagatttctcgaatccacgagaaagaaagcaagaaaaataaaaaataaattctataaaattcaaaattgattgataaatgaaataaatgagttcacaaccctttaaataggaataccaagcaatgggagagaaattagaagcaaactataactaaaactcctagaattcgcaacttactatttatagacggtcatgatgtctactagcgcGCAAGGATTTCGGCCAAaattagtaagtgtcctatttgacttcaccaagctattctcctaattattctatgatcttttcatgttggatgctactcctaaagcccaacggatgcatgaagagttataatcaaactaaaacttactatctgaagtaaaaacggaattaaaatagggaaataattgtcgatccgggggtatttcgcaaatccggcttgcacaaCCCGGCACAGCGGGATTGGAtggttaaagtagctcgttctacccaaaaatcatatattttacacccgaTAACTCATCCCGGATTATGAGATATGC
Coding sequences:
- the LOC131257797 gene encoding putative disease resistance RPP13-like protein 3 isoform X2, with the protein product MTTVEFVVKLLLQKLSDLLIQEAEFLSGVCDQVEWLQAEFRRMQCFLKDADTKQEGDERVKNWGRDVRDVAYDAEDVIDTFVFRTAILKRRGFVGVVKRWAFIFNKLVARHKLVSEIERIRNKIRAISESRSTYGIENIGQEAEMSSTRLRLQDWKLTSPLDQEPDFVGFEKDLEILVARLMKGELCRCVISVVGMGGLGKTTLMKKVYNDTRVKTHFHSSVWISISQEYGVRDLLQNIVNCYKVISEEELKKLNVIQLRHIISEYLKEKKYLIVLDDVWTYEAWDVLKDAFPNMNNGSRVMLTTRNKDVALHADARSQPHELGFLNDEESWELFCKKTFPGHVNSCPQYLEKLGREIVKKCHGLPLAIIVIGGLLSRKEPWEWENVHKSISWQFIEGEVKISCILSLSYKDLPYYLKPCFLYLGIFPEDYEFHAKKLIQLWAAEGFLQQRGDEMLEKVGEDYMKELAQRNMIQLAKRSSSGRIKSCRIHDLLRDLSISEAKENMFLHVVHENVGVSYTFRARRLAIHHNALRADVFYVSWGVIEGHPRLDWISNLHTLTRVKAGKWMEGCLGKLTNLRKLGIGLGEGEFDKVFFESIVHLECLQSLFVAAGSKFPASASFKSLFNLHKLHLQGELEGLSESCEFPEKLSKLTLRDSYLRRDPLATLEKLKSLRILRLLEYSYIGVEMACSAQRFLQLKCLHLERLYQLEEWRVEEGSLPSLLHLRINYCEQLKKLPEGLQHATTLKKLELWNMHPLFKARLQEKEGEDWKKIHHIPSIDIHYME
- the LOC131257797 gene encoding putative disease resistance protein At1g50180 isoform X1, whose protein sequence is MTTVEFVVKLLLQKLSDLLIQEAEFLSGVCDQVEWLQAEFRRMQCFLKDADTKQEGDERVKNWGRDVRDVAYDAEDVIDTFVFRTAILKRRGFVGVVKRWAFIFNKLVARHKLVSEIERIRNKIRAISESRSTYGIENIGQEAEMSSTRLRLQDWKLTSPLDQEPDFVGFEKDLEILVARLMKGELCRCVISVVGMGGLGKTTLMKKVYNDTRVKTHFHSSVWISISQEYGVRDLLQNIVNCYKVISEEELKKLNVIQLRHIISEYLKEKKYLIVLDDVWTYEAWDVLKDAFPNMNNGSRVMLTTRNKDVALHADARSQPHELGFLNDEESWELFCKKTFPGHVNSCPQYLEKLGREIVKKCHGLPLAIIVIGGLLSRKEPWEWENVHKSISWQFIEGEVKISCILSLSYKDLPYYLKPCFLYLGIFPEDYEFHAKKLIQLWAAEGFLQQRGDEMLEKVGEDYMKELAQRNMIQLAKRSSSGRIKSCRIHDLLRDLSISEAKENMFLHVVHENVGVSYTFRARRLAIHHNALREYTFLKSFTPRLRSLLIYTHEVDEMLGRKPDKFLYTGFKFLRVLDLHNVKTELPSEIGALIHLRYLSCTKTWLKRLPSSIGNLRNLETLIVTSFYNIQVPSTIEKMQQLKNLHVTSAGADVFYVSWGVIEGHPRLDWISNLHTLTRVKAGKWMEGCLGKLTNLRKLGIGLGEGEFDKVFFESIVHLECLQSLFVAAGSKFPASASFKSLFNLHKLHLQGELEGLSESCEFPEKLSKLTLRDSYLRRDPLATLEKLKSLRILRLLEYSYIGVEMACSAQRFLQLKCLHLERLYQLEEWRVEEGSLPSLLHLRINYCEQLKKLPEGLQHATTLKKLELWNMHPLFKARLQEKEGEDWKKIHHIPSIDIHYME